CGATCTCGATGGAGGAGATGACGACATCCTCGAGCGGCTTGTCGCGACCGTCGGTCGCGACCTTCTCGATCGCGTCGACGACGCGCTTCGAGTCCTCGTCGCTCACGGTGCCGAAGATGGCGTGCTTGCCCTGGAGCCACGGGGTGGGCACCGTCGTGATGAAGAACTGGGAGCCGTTCGTGCCGCGGCCCATCTGGATGCCGGCGTTCGCCATCGCGAGCACGTAGGGCTCGTTGAAGTTCAGCTCGGGGTGGATCTCGTCGTCGAACTGGTAGCCGGGGCCGCCGATGCCCTGGCCGAGGGGGTCGCCGCCCTGAAGCATGAACTGGGGGATGATGCGGTGGAAGATGGTGCCGTCGTAGAGGGGCTCGTTCTTGGTCTCGCCGCTCTGCGGGTGCGTCCACTCGCGCTCGCCGGTGGCGAGGCCGGTGAAGTTCGCGACCGTGATGGGCGCGTGGTTGCCGAGCAGGTCGATGCGGATGTCGCCGTGGTTGGTGTGGATGGTGGCGACCGCGGTGTGAAGAGGCATGGCTCGATTCTTCCACAGCGCCTCGCCCCCGGAGCCGAGTCGGATGCCAGCGGGCTCCCAGGTGCCGCCCAGGCGATCCCGGTTGACCCGAGCAGGTGCCGTGGGAGGATTGGGGCACCGCTTACGCCGACGACGGGAGACACCCCATGGGATCCTCACGCAAGCGCACGAAGGAGCTCAAGCGCCTCAAGCGCTCGACCTCGAACGTGTTCGACGAGCAGCGCGAGGTCCTCGACCACGCGAACGACGTGCTCCGCGAGGCTCGCCGACAGCTCGGCAACTACGCCCGCGACGATGTCGCGCCCCGGGTGCGCGACGCCTACGACCAGCGCCTGAAGCCGACGGTCGCGAGCTCGCTCGCCGCCGGCCGCGCCGCCTCCTACAACGCCCGCTCCCGCATCGCCGAGGACGTCATCCCGGCCGTCTCGGGCGCGATCGGCTCGACGCTCGCCGTCCTGTCGGCCGCGAAGGACCCGCGGGTCCGGGAGGTCGTGAAGAAGGCCGGCAAGACGACCTCGCAGCTCAGCAAGAAGGCGCAGAAGCGCATCCAGCCGCCGAGCTCCTCGGGCGGGGTCGGCAAGTTCATCCTCCTCGGCCTCGGCGTGGTCGCCGCCGCCGGTGTCGCGTACGCCGCCTGGCAGACGCTCCGCGCCGACGACGACCTCTGGATCGAGGACCTCGAGGAGTCGGAGCTCACGCCCGACGCGTAGTCCCGCCCCGCACGTCCGGAGGCCCGCCGCATCTGCGGCGGGCCTCCGTCGTCTCCGGGCCGACTCGGGGGTAGCATCCTCGCCGTGGCGAGACGCAGCAGCAGGTGGTCGGCTCCCCGGGATCGCGGGGAGGCCGCCGATCAGCTCAAGGAGCGCATCTACGTCAGCTTCACCGCCCTCGCGATCCTCGTCGCGACCGGCGCGCACGGCGAGGTCGACGCCCTCGCCGCGCTCATCACGCTGCTGCTGACGGTCGTCGGCACGCTCCTCGCGATCTTCGTCGCCGACCTCGTCTCGCACGTGGCGATCCACGAGCGCCTCATGTCGGCGGACGAGCTCCGCCGCGCACTCCGGGTCAGCTTCGGCGCGATCGGCGCCGTGACGCTGCCGATCGTGTTCCTCGCGATCTCGGCGACGGGCCGCTGGGGTGCCGCATCGGCCTTGCGGACCAGCACGATCACGCTCGTCGTCACCCTCGTCGTGATCGGCTGGGTCGCGATCCGCCGGACCCGCCTCACCTGGTGGCGCCGGCTGATCGCGCTCGGCGCGGCCGGCCTCCTCGGCCTCGCGGTCATCGCGATCGAGCTGCTGGCGCACCGGTGAGCGGGGATGCGGACGGCCTGCGCCTCGGGGTCGGCGGGCTGAGCCGGCCCGAGCTCCTCGCCGCGCTCGATGCCGCGGGGGTGGCGCGCAACGCGCACGCCGAGACGCTGCTCGCGCATCCCGTGTTCGAGCGGCGCCCCGTCGAGCCGATCGTCATCGCGGTCCGCTCGGTCGCCGAGCTCGGTCGGCCTGCCGGCGCCACGCTTCCCGAGCTCCTCTCCGCGGCGGCGGAGCTCGGACTCGGGCCGTGCCCGGCCGACACCGCGCCGTACCTCCGCCTCGCCCTCTCGGATCAGACGGCCTCCTCGGATCCGCGGATGTCGA
The Homoserinibacter sp. YIM 151385 DNA segment above includes these coding regions:
- a CDS encoding peptidylprolyl isomerase, whose translation is MPLHTAVATIHTNHGDIRIDLLGNHAPITVANFTGLATGEREWTHPQSGETKNEPLYDGTIFHRIIPQFMLQGGDPLGQGIGGPGYQFDDEIHPELNFNEPYVLAMANAGIQMGRGTNGSQFFITTVPTPWLQGKHAIFGTVSDEDSKRVVDAIEKVATDGRDKPLEDVVISSIEIAEV